In Argiope bruennichi chromosome 4, qqArgBrue1.1, whole genome shotgun sequence, a single window of DNA contains:
- the LOC129966704 gene encoding protein slit-like, which produces MNFLPILFFCTTFVTYVYSNVMPAGDAEEKLCPPPENIAPCICFKAPITERVTAQCSNFTNAYDIKAIFDKNPNWNLQDVWIDNSVMAFLPAKMLEKAQFQTLNVSSTTLITLFDTTPVTTPELNLYMTDVRLQRGFQWKSIANSTLLELGIWNMSVKSFGQEFKDNVPKKVQRLWFENTGTVSIRNQAFSLLQNLQILVLKRGSLKKISRDMFPRPWNVVYLDLSYQKIADLPEDMFVDLPKLGFFLFEGNMLTTISEKVFIKHKVFYSFNGNPINCDCNIKWVIEKMNPSFLIGKCVEPESLKGTELKTLTPENFRYCH; this is translated from the exons atgaattttttaccaattcttttcttttgtacCACATTTGTTACTTATGTTTACAGCAATGTAATGCCTGCTGGAGATGCAGAAGAAAAATTATGTCCGCCACCAGAAAACATTGCGCCCTGTATTTGTTTTAAGGCTCCCATTACTGAGAGAGTAACAGCACAATGTTCCAATTTCACAAATGCCTATGATATAAAAGccatatttgataaaaatccaaattGGAATCTTCAGGATGTCTGGATCGACAATTCCGTGATGGCCTTTCTTCCGGCAAAGATGCTTGAGAAAGCTCAGTTCCAGACTCTCAATGTTTCTTCGACAACTTTAATTACTTTGTTCGACACCACACCAGTCACAACCCCAGAGCTCAATCTTTATATGACTGATGTGAGACTTCAGAGAGGATTCCAATGGAAGTCCATTGCCAATTCCACCTTACTGGAATTGGGAATTTGGAACATGAGTGTTAAAAGCTTTGGCCAAGAATTTAAAGACAATGTTCCAAAAAAAGTGCAGAGATTGTGGTTTGAAAACACTGGAACGGTCAGCATCAGAAATCAAGCATTTTCGCTTTTACAGAATTTGCAGATTTTAGTTCTCAAACGAGggtctttgaaaaaaatatcaagagaCATGTTTCCAAGACCGTGGAATGTAGTCTATTTGGACCTCAG CTACCAGAAAATTGCAGATTTGCCAGAAGATATGTTTGTGGATCTTCCAAAGCTGGGATTCTTTCTTTTCGAAGGAAACATGCTTACGACTATCTCGGAAAAAGTGTTCATTAAGCACAAAGTGTTTTACTCTTTTAATG GTAATCCCATCAATTGTGACTGCAACATAAAATGGGTTATCGAAAAAATGAACCCGTCGTTTTTGATAGGAAAATGCGTCGAACCCGAATCGCTCAAGGGAACAGAGCTGAAAACTCTGACACCAGAAAACTTTAGATATTGTCACTGA